AAGATGTTTTCATTGATCATCCTGTCTATGGGAGGATTCACGGTGAGCTCAACATTGCGACTCCTAAGGATGTAAAAACATTTCTGGAGAAACGTGCAAGTTCCATGGTGCCGCTTTTTTCGGAAGTAACCGGAGGATTGCATTACCATACGATCGTTGCGGAAGATGCTGAAACGATTGCAGAAGCGAAGAAGGCCCTGGAAGAAGAAGGCTTTCAGTTGGCCGATCTTCCATAATCCTATAAAAATCAAGGGAATACCTATGCACAGGTATTCTTTTTTCTTTTTAAAAATCCGGCAGGATGCCTCTGGAAAAACAAGTTATATGCAGATAAAACAGGATTTTGCTCTCTTGTATCGAATAATTCATAAAATATCTGTGCTTTCTTTCTATACTATCTATCAATTTTGTTCGATCCATCCATATCGTAAATGTATGATTTCAATACCTGGTTTACGAATATTTGCAGCGATTGATTCATACGTTGAATCGATACAGACTGGTATAGAAAGAGATCGTAAAGTGGAGTGAATGGATGCATGAAGCAAACAGTTACAACCCGATATCGAATCGGTGAACCTGTTGCTTTATCGGATACATCGTTGCAGATGTATCATGGTTTCGACCAGGCACTGAAACGTGATGTATGGGTAGAAGTGTACCCTCTGAAAAGCGAAGCCGAGAAAATTGACAAACAAGTGATCTATAACCGGATTCGCGAGCAAATCATTGGAATGAATGATTCCTTTCGAAATGTATTTGATGTATATGATGATGAGGATCATGTATATGTAGTAGGAGAATCATTGCGCACGTTTGTGCCTCTGATTCGTTTTTTGAAACGGCAAGATATTGCCGAACCGGAACGCCTGGTATGTTTGTTGAAAGTTTTAGCAATGATTATCAAGTATTCTGCCAATACCCGTTTTTTGTTTCCTATAACAGCCGATCGCATATTTGTCAATCATGATGTTGCAATCAAACTGGTGCCCAAATATGAGAATTCGGCTTCCGGGAATTTCGATTTGAAGTATCAGGCTTATGAAATACTGAATCAAGTGGCAGAAGCCATTGAATTTCATTCCATGTATCAGGGGAAAATTCGCAATTGGCTGCACCATGCGGAAAAACACGGGAACATCATCGATCAAGTCGATGTACAGTTATGGATGGAAGAAATCAATCAAGTCCATAGCGTATCTGCGGAAGAAGACAAACAATTTCCGGATCGTCAAGGGGCGTCTTCATCGAAGCACACTCAAAAAAGCAGGCGAAACGAGTTGCGGCATTCCAATGCCGGGTTTTCGTTCCCGGATATTTTGGAACACCCGTTACAAGGTGAACTTCGTAAAAAGAAAATGTTGATACTGTTTCGCAAGCAACCGATATGGCTTCGGTTGGCGTTCGCCACGTTGCTGTTGTCGTTGATCGGATGGCTTGGCTATAATTGGTTAAATCCTTCCATCACCGTTCCGGAACTCAGAGGAAAATCCTATTTTGAAGCCATATCCATATTGCATCAAATGGGAATCAATGACAGCAAGATTGAGCGCGTGGATGATTATACGACATTACAGAAAAATGGCTATGTGTACGGTCAAGATCCGAATCCGGGAAATCGAATGCGGTTGTCTTCAGCGATTGTGCTTAAGGTTTCCAAAGGAGTACCGGAGATTTCTGTGCCGAATGTTGTGGGAATGACCGTAGAACGAGGAAAGGATCAGTTGGTACAAGCAGGTGTAGCGATCAACCGGATCGTTATTCAGGGAGGTTCTGCAGCAGATGGAAAATCCCTTATCCTTTCACAACAGCCAAAAGCAAATACGATCCTTCGCGCAGGTCAATCCATCACGTTGATTGTTGCCGCCAATCAGCAATCAAGCCTTGTGACCATGCCGGATTTAACTGGCATGTCGATACAGAAGGCTTCCGATCTGTTGTTAAAAATCGGTTTGCATTATGAATACCGCATCAATCCGTCCGATGCACCGAAAGGAACCGTATATCAGCAATCGGTGGAAGCGGGACAACAAGTGAGCAAAGGCACGAAAGTGAATCTTTCTGTTGCGCGATAAAGTGAAACTTGAATCAGGTGGAGTTTTTGCTCCATCTGATTTTCCGTTTTCTTTATCAGCAATCGCGTATAGTAGCAAAATGGAGATGCAATATGGAAAGCTTGCATCATGCGTTGAGTCTATGATATAATCTCAAATGGTTATCAAGGCGGTCCTCTGCAGAAGTTGCTTGCATGAACGCCTGCAGGGAGGAGGACAATCGATGAATCTCGTTCAACAAATCGCTCAAGAACAGTTGCGCAGCGATGTTCCGAGCTTTCGTCCTGGTGACACGGTGCGTGTGCACGTGAAAGTTCGAGAAGGTCAGCGCGAACGGATCCAGGTATTCGAAGGTGTTGTTATTAAGCGTCGTGGCAGTGGCGTAAGTGAAACTTTTACAGTGCGTAAAATTTCCTACGGTGTTGGCGTTGAGCGTGCATTTCCCATTCATACACCGAAGATTGACAAAATCGAAGTGATGCGTCGTGGTCGTGTGCGTCGTGCCAAACTTTACTATTTGCGCGAACTTAAAGGTAAAGCAGCGCGTATCAGAGAGCGCTAATTCAAAAAACGGGAGCTTGCATCACGGGCTCCCGTTTTTTTATACGATCGGAAAGTATGAATGTTAGAGGTCGATCGTAAAAGCCACACAGGAAAATTGGAGGAACTTGAATGACGATTCAATGGTTTCCCGGACATATGGCAAAAGCTCGCCGGGAAATAACGGAAAAATTGAAGCTGATTGATGTGGTTATCGAGCTTGTTGATGCAAGACTTCCCTTGTCGAGTCGAAATCCGATGCTGCAGGAAATCATCCAGCAAAAGCCTCATTTGCTCGTCATGACGAAAGTGGATCTGGCGGATGAAACAAAAACGGCTGAATGGGTAAAGTATTTTCAGGATTCTGGTCTTGCGGTTGTTATGGTCAATGCAGAAAAAGGTGAAGGATTGCAAAAAATTTCTGCACAGGCGAAACGGCTGGTACAGGACAAGATGCAGGCAATGGCCCGTAAAGGAATACGTCCAAGGGCTGTTCGTGCATTAATCCTCGGCATACCAAATGTTGGAAAATCATCATTGATTAATCGCTTTG
Above is a window of Fodinisporobacter ferrooxydans DNA encoding:
- a CDS encoding PASTA domain-containing protein; translation: MKQTVTTRYRIGEPVALSDTSLQMYHGFDQALKRDVWVEVYPLKSEAEKIDKQVIYNRIREQIIGMNDSFRNVFDVYDDEDHVYVVGESLRTFVPLIRFLKRQDIAEPERLVCLLKVLAMIIKYSANTRFLFPITADRIFVNHDVAIKLVPKYENSASGNFDLKYQAYEILNQVAEAIEFHSMYQGKIRNWLHHAEKHGNIIDQVDVQLWMEEINQVHSVSAEEDKQFPDRQGASSSKHTQKSRRNELRHSNAGFSFPDILEHPLQGELRKKKMLILFRKQPIWLRLAFATLLLSLIGWLGYNWLNPSITVPELRGKSYFEAISILHQMGINDSKIERVDDYTTLQKNGYVYGQDPNPGNRMRLSSAIVLKVSKGVPEISVPNVVGMTVERGKDQLVQAGVAINRIVIQGGSAADGKSLILSQQPKANTILRAGQSITLIVAANQQSSLVTMPDLTGMSIQKASDLLLKIGLHYEYRINPSDAPKGTVYQQSVEAGQQVSKGTKVNLSVAR
- the rplS gene encoding 50S ribosomal protein L19, which codes for MNLVQQIAQEQLRSDVPSFRPGDTVRVHVKVREGQRERIQVFEGVVIKRRGSGVSETFTVRKISYGVGVERAFPIHTPKIDKIEVMRRGRVRRAKLYYLRELKGKAARIRER